A stretch of DNA from Jeotgalibacillus aurantiacus:
CTCATAGATTTCAAGAAGCGCTTTTTCAACATTTTCTGTATTATCTTTCTCAAGCGTATTGCGGATATATTCGTTGTCACCGACAAGATCAATGATCTCCTGATCTGATCCGAAGCCGAGCGCACGAAGCAATACAGTCACAGGAAGCTTACGCGTACGGTCGATACGAACGTGAACTACGTCCTTCGCATCCGTTTCATACTCAAGCCACGCACCACGGTTTGGAATAACCGTTGCACCGAAGCCGCGCTTCCCGTTTTTGTCCATTTTATCGTGGAAATAAACACTTGGTGATCTTACAAGCTGAGAAACGATTACACGTTCAGCACCATTAATGATAAACGTTCCTGTTTCTGTCATCAGCGGGAAGTCACCCATAAATACATCCTGGTCTTTTACTTCGCCGGTTTCTTTATTTAATAGACGAACCTTCACACGAAGTGGAGCGGAATACGTTACGTCACGCTCTTTCGACTCATCTACCGAATATTTCGGCTCACCAAGGCTGTAGTCAATAAACTCAAGTGACAAGTTTCCTGTGAAATCTTCGATTGGCGAAATATCGCGGAACATTTCACGAAGACCTTCTTCTAAAAACCAGTCGTAAGAAGCTGTCTGAATTTCAATCAGGTTCGGTAACTCAAGTACCTCACTGATTCGCGCAAAACTTCTGCGCTGGCGGTGTCGTCCATACTGAACTAGTTGACCTGTCAACTGATTCACCCCTCAAATCAAGCGTTTTAGTGTGCGTTTCCTTTATTTAAAAAGAAACGGACAAAGACAAATAGAAAACGGGAAAGGTCCACATTTTCTATTCTATAAATCTTTATTCAAACCATTTTTGCCAAAAAACAATCCATTTATACAAATGGACATACTTACTGATGATAATATTTGTACATCATATAATACTATCACAAGCCCAAAACCGGGTCAATGCTTTTTCGCACAGAAGATGAAATAACCTTTTTGCTTATCAACCGTCTCCACTTCATCAAAAAGAGACTCAAGTTTCTGTAAGGCGGATGGTGCCCCTTGCTTCTTCTGGATGACAACCCAGAGTTCTCCTCCGGCCGCCAGCTTTTCTGCACTCTGCTCAAAGATTTTATGAACAGTCTGCTTTCCGGCACGGATTGGCGGATTGGTCAGGATTGCCGCAAAACCGGTGTCATCAACCTGATCCAGACAGTCACTCTCGTACACTTTTACAGAATGGACGCCGTTGTGCCGAGCATTCTCACGGGCAAGCTGCATTGCACGGTCATTGACATCGACCATTTGAACGCTTCTTTCCGGAAAACTTTTGGCGATTGATAATCCGATTGGACCGTACCCGCAGCCGACGTCGAGAATATCTCCTGCAATCTCCGGCTCACGGAACGCTTCAATCAGGACACGCGATCCAAAGTCTACTTCACTCTTCGAAAAAACACCCTGATCTGTTTTAAACTTCAGCTTATGACCTCTTAGGGTGAAATCCCACCACTGCGGCTTGCTTTCCACCCCGGGTTTTTTGGAATAATAATGATCCGCCATTCTGAATCACCTCAACCCATTTTCTTCTGACACAAACACCGGAGATAAAAAAAGGGCTTTATCTGCCCGGGTGTTGTCGTTCTTTTCTATAAAAAAAGCCCGCTAATTCAAGCGAGCTTTTTCGACAAAAAACTATTACTT
This window harbors:
- a CDS encoding class I SAM-dependent methyltransferase, which codes for MADHYYSKKPGVESKPQWWDFTLRGHKLKFKTDQGVFSKSEVDFGSRVLIEAFREPEIAGDILDVGCGYGPIGLSIAKSFPERSVQMVDVNDRAMQLARENARHNGVHSVKVYESDCLDQVDDTGFAAILTNPPIRAGKQTVHKIFEQSAEKLAAGGELWVVIQKKQGAPSALQKLESLFDEVETVDKQKGYFIFCAKKH